From Azospirillum sp. TSA2s, a single genomic window includes:
- a CDS encoding HNH endonuclease signature motif containing protein, which translates to MKGHPIQYSAEEMAWLEANRTLPISEYRAEFNSAFGRDVPAANLHALRKRKGWKTGRTGHFAKGLEPHNKGKACPEGVGGRHPNARKTQFRKGQARSGVAAKVYKPIGTERMSKDGYLERKIHDGMPLQSRWRAVHLIEWEAVNGPIPAGHCLKSLDGNRLNTDPSNWELISRGVLPHLSARHGMKYDDAEQEVKPTIMAVAKLKHAAKEARRRSSAQPIPTQAAE; encoded by the coding sequence ATGAAGGGGCACCCGATCCAATACAGCGCCGAGGAAATGGCGTGGCTGGAGGCGAACCGCACCCTGCCGATCAGCGAGTACCGGGCCGAGTTCAACTCGGCCTTCGGGCGGGACGTGCCGGCCGCGAACCTTCATGCGCTTCGCAAACGCAAAGGCTGGAAGACGGGGCGCACCGGCCACTTCGCCAAGGGCTTGGAGCCGCACAACAAGGGCAAGGCCTGCCCCGAGGGCGTTGGCGGCCGGCATCCGAATGCCCGCAAGACCCAGTTCCGCAAGGGGCAGGCGCGCAGCGGTGTGGCCGCGAAGGTCTACAAGCCCATCGGCACTGAGCGGATGAGCAAGGACGGCTACCTGGAGCGCAAGATCCATGACGGGATGCCGCTGCAGTCGCGCTGGAGAGCCGTACACCTGATCGAATGGGAAGCGGTCAACGGGCCGATTCCCGCGGGCCACTGCCTGAAATCTCTGGATGGCAACCGGCTCAACACCGATCCGTCGAATTGGGAACTCATCTCGCGCGGAGTTCTGCCGCACCTGAGCGCCCGTCACGGCATGAAGTACGACGACGCCGAGCAGGAGGTAAAGCCCACGATCATGGCGGTCGCGAAGCTGAAGCATGCGGCGAAGGAGGCCCGACGCCGGTCCAGCGCCCAGCCCATCCCCACCCAGGCCGCGGAGTGA